ACGCATCacaaacaaactgaaatggtccactcacacagacagtgtggtgaaaaagGCCTCAACCTCAGGAGcctgaataaatttggcttgtcacccaaaaccctgacaaacttttacagatgcacaatcgagagcatcctgtcgggctgtatcacagcctggtacggcaactgcactgccctcaacTGCAAATCTCTCCAGAGGGTGgggtggtctgcacaacgcatcaccgggggcaaactacctgccctccatgacacctacagcacccgatgtctcaggaaggccaaaaagatcaacaacatcaaccacccgaaccgctgcctgttcacaccactaccatccagaaggcgaggtcagtacaggtgtatcaaagctaggaccgagaagctgtttttcagtccctatctcaaggccatcagactgctaaacagcaatctcTAACTCAggggctgctgcctacattgagacccaatcattggccactttagtaaatggatcactagtcactttatacaatgcactctaaataataccactttaataatatttacatatcttacattactcatatcacatgtatatatttTGTACCGTCTATTGTACATGCCTATGCCGCTCGACcgttgctcatccatatacttacatgtacatattctcattcacccctttagatttgtgtattaggtagttgttggggaattgttagattacttgttagatattactgcactgtcggaactagaagcacaagcatttcgctacactcgcattaacatctgctaaccatgtgtatatggcaaataaaattcgatttgatgtttaacatacaatttaTATCTAATCggatccacagattgcgagttgaaaataaatacttttactaagagtattagtaattgactgacccggtctctccaaaTCTCCCAACAGTACTATTTGTATGGTCAATTTTAGAACAATGTTATGCATTttagccattcctgaacctgagacgaGAAACAGGCTCCCGAAGGGCAGAGCTTCAATGAttgtatgccccaaatattcaacattttgttggtggcaagaatactatataataattttagctggaaagcacgaagtcttgaatcttgcgtggttttatatatcaactcatacaccctgtaccatggaatcggtacctCAAACATCTCTTCCAAACTATTTTGTCATCTGTATGGCACAGccgtcaacatcctggtcctcaaatgaaatgggtatactttcctatttatgctatttttattcctccgccagttttgatccttttatattgggcagacaaaCCAGTTCCCTACCTCTTCCCTCAGCCATcggcctcctccatttttggggtagtgctgtaatcaattggttgtactcttggattgagcagacgtTCCCGTActattctgataactccatgaaagacACAATTCTACCATTCCAATGTAGaatataatttaagaacaaaatacccttttcaaacatctttcccataaatacaggtattttatcaacaatcacatttgagttcagctataatatttgttctatcttttcaggccatttttaaacaatggatgagcttttcttagtaatctacttgagaaccatagCGTTCAGGTAAAACTTTAtaataagtgaagcttttagagaggttTAGgtcttttatatttaataatctcaacccacccaattcatattcattatatagataggcatgctttgtctggtttagcatccCATATAAAgctaaatattttttgctcatatgatttgaaaaacaaatcatcaGGAATAGGCAGTGTcataagtgagtaaactgagatatgactaaggagtaaATCAGGGCAATTtgtccataaatagacaggtatttacctctccatggttgcaggatctagtctatttttacaatttttctattgaaattcattgtggagagcacattttatatattttgtgatatgaataccaagtatgtctacttcaccgtcagaccatttttataggtaaactgcagggtaatgtaaaagttgtattttttaaagatccaatacgtaatgTTGTACacatcataattaggttttagtccagagagtccagaaaagttatctacatcttcaatgagacattgcagggatctagcttgcggacttcaTCTAAAACTTGAGTCGTCGGCATACGTGAACAccttttgtttttaagccttggatttctaatcctctgttattggatctgattttaatagctagcatttcgatgacCATAATGAATaaatatggtgacagcggacacccttgtttaactcctcctgacaattcaaaactctgagaagtagccgcaatttactgttttacacctggggttgcaaTACATTACTTTTATCCATTTTTATAAGAGAATAACCgaaatttttaaaatgtataagtGAAATCCAGTCTgactttatcaaaggcctttcAAAAGccgctataaataccaggcctggcttcttagatgtttcatgatgttctatttatttctagttgtcgtatattatatccaatgtatcgtccatgtaaaaaacctgtctgatcaggatgaacaatacctggtaaaacctttttaaattctgagtgctatgcatttcgatagtatttttgcatcacaacattgaagtgtaagaggcctccagttttttagatagactggatcttttatatttgccatctgggtcttgttttagtaatagtgaaatcagaccttcctgctgagtacctgacagattATAacttctataggagtagttaaaacaagctGACAATGGcgctttgagtatatcaaaaaaggcttgatatacctctaccaGTATGACATCAAGCCCTGGgttttttccagactgaaaggatttaaaaGCCTCAAAGTTCTTCTTCGGCaatttggccttcgcactgatctttctgtacattttgtaaatgtaaaaaaaaaaagtattatttggTAGGTATTCCTTACCGTAATCGTCATTAAGTGGATgaggatgagacggaaaagagaacatctgcttaAAATATTTAGCTTGTAGAGTGAGTTACCTGTAAACagtatgttatattccttttcttttagccacgTAGACTGATCATCTTTTTTAATAATCTGCTAAACTGTTagttataactggctatacttatttcaccccttaccataactagatactattctcagtctaaattgaccataattagtgcttgtacTGCCATAAGAGGTATTATGACGGAgatttcaaatgtctgatatttagaattcaagaaacaggttctagcaatatttgttttattcccttgccgGTGAgctaatgccacagatgttagaacattgagtCAAGATATTGTGTGTCTAGTCAATCGGAGTAGGTTGATGTGAATGATATTGGATGTGatgtagtgtgagtgtgtgatgtccaaataaataacccagccaatttgcatggttgagtgtctgagtactttttccaccactgcatgtTACacaatgtcatacttgagtaaaagtaaagatgccttaacagaaaatgactcaagtaaaagtgaaagttacccagtaaaatactacttgagtaaaagtatctggttttaaatgtacttaagtacagtggtagaattactcaagtatgacaatttagtaaaGTAAATGCTAttcatcaaattccttatattagccAAACCCGACAGCACTATTTTCGTATTATATTTTAATTACGGACAGAaatgggcacactccaacactcagacatcatttacaaacacagtagttgtgttttgtgagtctgccagatcagatgcagtagggatgacaaagcATTATATTGATATGTCATAATTCTGTTCTGCCTGAGCATTCTAAATGTAACGtgtacttttgtgtgtcagggaaaatgtaaggagtaaaaagtacattattttctttaggaatgtagtggagtaaaagttgtcaaacataaatggtaaagtacagataccccccgaaatacttttaagtactacttaagtactttacaccactggtaacATAAAGTGAGAATAGCCTTAATATTCAggatgataattgtaatccatattgTATCACCAacatagttgcatcataattatCTTTAACATCATTTTCATagaaaaacacatcccagcatttccattGCAAatgacgtttcacatgatcatgacCGACACCTTGCATTACTATATAGACGGCTTCACTACAAATGTATCCCGTACAATATATTATTCCCCAATGTACCTgttctgatatcttcccctttCTTGTTGTAAACGTAGATAAAAATGTAGACAGACATAGACAAACATTAAATTATAGAAAAGTtattgacgagagagagagatcaagtgTGTGTGTAAGCGAGCATGTAATTGAGTGCGTGTGTTCATATCAACTTCATAGTTTTCAGATATTTTTCCAGTTCCCATACTTTTTTTTTCATAACCTGATGTCCCcgtagaatttagtacagccatggtgttatggagctgtctcggaatagctgtccatctataaagagtttgtccacaatgagaaaggcacgcttacccctctccctctgttgccTCTGTACAGGATACAGCCTCTTGCGACGTTCATTTATCTTCCGTGGAAATTGGTCATTGAGACTGAATTTGGTCTgggacccttggtcttgtcgctctgagctccaagtctgtgtacttggtggaaagccaccttgtttaGTCTCTAGAGGAAGTTTCAAGGCGGATTGCATGAATTCCCTTTATTGCGCCTGCTGGATTATTGGTTGCGTCATCAGGAATCCCAGAAAATATTAGATTTTCACGCATGCTACGGctttgtatgtctagtagcgactccctcatcaccctgttttccctgaATAGACCATCCATGTTGGAATTAAGAGtttttaccttggctgtgagtgcCTTGTTCTCTCATTAATATCACTCTGGCTAAACTCcaaactccccctcagccctgctacctcctcacacaacttttAAAGTGCATGGATTCCAGCAAGAGCACTAGCCTCTACTTCAACGGTAAGTAAATCGTCCGTGTCTGTAGATGAATTTTTTCGGGTTAGTTATTTTGTGAGGTAGCCGGATCTTTCTACGATggagtatgttgttcctccatagcATAAAGCTGTTGATACTCGTCGATTTCCTTCAGGATCTCCTTAGTATCCAGGTTGGCTCTGAACTGCAACCAGTTGTTTACAAATGTTTTTAACGATGCATCTTTCCCACGATGACCGTGCTTTCACTGTTTGTTTAATTAACGGGCTGCTACGTGAACTCTCGCATCAACGAAGCTTTGGTTTTCTATAGTATGTAAAGTTGGCTAGTTAGCTGATAAGCAGCTCATTCTACTCAGCACCTACTGGACCGCTGCATCAGAGAGTCAGACGATGACAACTCTATTCTTGCTAACACACTGTTCTTTCTAAACAAGTCTGCTTTGGGCTTGATAGATACTGACCACGAATAGGAGAGTTGATGTGTAATGTAATAAGCAGTAAATATTCAATGTTGTCTgtgcacttagctagctaccatccCATAGCATACATTGCATTTGAAGTGTGACTGGCTCATCCGTGGATATACGGAGCCAATTTCCTATTTTTCTTCCGTTTTTGTTGTCACTCCTGTTGGTCCCCCAAGTGGGGATTCATGCTCTCTGATTGGGTTAAAGTGAAGTTGTTGGCCACTGACAAGTATTGCGATTCTACAAGTAGAAACGATAGGTTTGTCGCTACCGGGTTGGCACGCAGCAGGTGCCGCTTTTGTTCTTGCAAGAGAAGGCCTCCCTCAGTGATAAATATCTATCGGCAGTGAGATTCTCAGTGTGTTTCATGCTTTAGATAACTGGTCAGTAGATCAATCAGATTTCAACCCAAAGCCAGATATCAACCCAAATAAGAATCATTTTTCATGATGTCGAAAAGATGTCATGAAAAATACGTCCTGACCAAATTTCAACCAGGAAAAAGACGTATTTATCATGTCATATGCCTACTGGGTAGCCTATGCTATTGTGATCTCTAGACCTAATGAAAAACAATACATTATAATGTTGATACTGCTAGGTATTTCAAATGATTAGAACTAGCTACTACTGTAAAAATGTATAGACCTAAGTTATTTGTTTAGCTATTTATTGAATGCTATCTATTCTAATTTGGACTTTAATGTATTGAAAAGTAGACTATATCTATTACAAAATTATGTTTTAGAGAACACAGATGATACTAGGCCTACTGGTAATTatgccattttaaaatgtttttccaGGAAGAGGAGATGGACACCTCAGAAGACCTGCAAGATGACAACCTGATCGAGCGGGAACACTTCCACAGTTCTAATAATGAGCAGCAAGATGGACATTTGGCAGTTAGGAGGAATGTAATATTAGAACGAACTAAATTCAACCAAAGACAACAAGAAGCAGGAGAGACAGCTGATGATTTTATCACTGCACTTCATTGTTTGTCACAACATTGTGGTTATGGAGGTCTGCTCAGTGAGATGATAAGAGACAGACTAGTTGCAGGCTTACTTGACAGGAGACTGTCCAAGCAATTACAAATGGACCCAGAACTCACACTGGATAAAGCTGTCACACGCATTCGTCAAACTGAAATTGTGGAAAAGCAACAGGACCTGCAGGAGAATACCTTCAAAGCTGCCAGCAGCACGGAAAATGAAGACCGCGTGCTTTCATGTAGAAAACATCAATGCCCAGCCAATGTCCAGTGCCAATCAGAGAAGAATCAAAACTCAGAAAGACCACAACAACCCCAAACAACGCAGAAGAATGCAGAAGATCCCCTGGATACTGATGACACTGATGGCTTCAGTACTGGAGGAGAGAAGCCTCACTACTGCGCCTACTGCGGTAGGCGCTTTCAAAAAGTGAGGGATCTTATAAGACACCAGCGAACGCATACTGGAGAGAAACCTCACCACTGCCCTGATTGCGACAGAAGTTTTGCTCGATTAGATAAGCTTAAATTACACCAGCTAACACATACCGGAGAGAAGCCTCACCACTGCCCTGATTGCGACAGAAGTTTTGCTCGATTAGATAAGCTAAAGATCCACCAAGAAATACATATAGGAGTGAAGCCTCACAACTGCCCTGATTGCAACAGAAAATTTGCTCGATTAGATAAGCTTAAGTCACACCAAAAAATACATGCAAAagacaaaaatatttttcatTCCTCTGACTGTGTGAAAAGCTTTGTCTTATTGGAGAAGCTTGAAAAACACCAGCTGGACAATACCTTCAAAGCTACCAGCAGTGCATCCAATGTAGATCGTGTGCGCACACAGCAGAGAACATTCAGCAAAGTCAGAGAGAGTAAAAGGCAGCAGAGTAAAATACGAGCTAGAGCTCCAGGAAAGAGAACACCAACACATAGCAAAAAAATgcaggagaaggaagaggagccCCTAGATACTGATGACTCTGATGATTGGATCGAGGGTTTCGGTCCTGGAGGAGAGAAGCCTCACTACTGCTTTGACTGCGGTAAGAGCTTTAGAAAAGTGAGGGATCTTATAAGACACCAGcgaacacatacaggagagaagcctcacCACTGCCCTGTTTGTGACAGAACTTTCGCTAGATTAGACAAACTTAAATTACACCAAGAAATACATACAGGAGTGAAGCCTCACCACTGCCCTGATTGTGAGAGAAGTTTTGCTCGATTAGATAATCTTAAATTACAccaaaaaatacatataaaaGAGGAACATAATATCACACTGAACCATCAAACTGAAATGAATGTAGATTGTGTGCGCACACAACAGAGAACAGCCAGCAGAGGCCGGCAGAAGAGTAAAATGCGAGCTAGTGCACCAGGGGGAAAAATGGGCCAGTCACAGCCAGGCAAAGACTCCCCTTACAAAAGTTCAGTTCGAAAGAATCAACACTCAGAAAAACTGCGACTACCCCAAACAACGCAGGAGAATGAAGAGGATCCTGAAGATACTTCTGATAACTGGACAGAGAGTTTCAGTACTGTAGAGAAGCCATACATCTGCTCCGACTGCGGTAAGAGCTTCAGACTAGAGAATCGTCTTATAAGACATCAGcgaacacatacaggagagaagccttacgacTGCCCTGACTGTGACAAAAGTTTTGCCCGATTAGATCATGTTAAGTCACACCAAAAAACACATATGAAGGAGGAACGTAATTtccgctgctctgactgtgtgaaAAGCTTTGTCCGATTGGAACAGCTTGAAAAACATCAGTTAACACACAAGAAAAGTTACCGCTGTTCAAAGTGTGATGAAAGGTTTTCAGACCTGGTTAACTGGAAAGCACACTTTTTAGTACACAGAGAGATCCTCCACTGTCCTGACTGTGACAAGCAGTTCTTGTACAAGGGACTTTTTGAAAGACACAGGAGAACACAtttgagaaaaagagagaaatttCTCTGCACAATATGTGGAAAGGAGATTCACAACTTTAAAATACACATGCgagtacacactggagagaaaccatatCACTGCactgaatgtgggaagagttttgcatATACAAAATCGTACAAAACACATATATTAACACATACCTCTGGTGAAAGAGCAACCTATCCTTGTTTGGAATGTGGAAAGACTTTTACTCGCATAGATGGCATGGTGAGACACGTGAGGAGGGTTCATACTGGAGAGAGAAATCATCAGTGCGGAGACTGTGGAAAACGATTCTTTCGAAAAGAGTCACTGAAGAGACACAGTCTtgttcacactggagagaaaccataCCAATGCTCTGTCTGTGGGCAACGCTTCTCCCAAGATGGCGACAGAAAACGCCACGAGAAGAGGCACTACTCTGGTGTCTCAGAGTTCCTCGATCTATAATGCAGAAGTGGTGTTTGGTATTGCAGGAACCCACCCAATCAATGTGATTTCTAACCAGGTGGCCTGGAATTGCCACCACAGACTGtagaaaatacacacagacagactgttGCTGATACACAAGTCTGAGTATTACTGTTTTTAttgaagtatatatattttttcaagtcTTATTTTAAATGTGTTTTAATATTTTGTTTCAACAAAAGCATAGTATATTATCAATAGCGTTCATTGTTAAATAATGGGCCTTCCCCATTGGTGGTTTGCAGTCAGCTATATTGTATTAAAGATGCACAATGCAGAAATCTCTCCACCattttcctggttgctaaaatttgaATAATTTGCCTAATTTCaatttgtgacaaaacaagcaagtatagtgtacaATGGTACCATCTATACcgttgtgaaatatattttccagaaCAAAAATTATTGTActttcagctggtgtacaaaaccgaaagtgaAAGacagaacaggaagcatagaaatgacgcacatagaacatatctaccgcttcttagacttgcttttgatgagtgacagatctataacacacatttatatgtgaatttggtcaggtcgcccaaaaagttatatATTGCAGCTTTATTGTTGATATTTTGATTATCAGGTGGGCCACAAGCTACTTTGAAAAGATGCCAATGAAAGATTCCCAACTACAACCTTCGAGTGTATACATTTGGCTGAAATTTGCTCTTAAGCTGCAGAGGTCAAACAAATTCTCCAGCTGGCTGCCACCTATGAGGGATCAGCGACCTAGAGTTAGGACAAGGCAGGGTGGGCATCTACAGATCAGATACACCACTGAACTCTACAGACAAAGCCCAATACCTTGCCTGGCTAACCATTTACATCGATCCAGCCAACTGACGTTTCTTCTCCACGATGAGTCTGGATTTGCCTTAGAATGTGAACACATTCTGACctttctgattggtcccagaaataGATAGGTTGGGCCA
The window above is part of the Salvelinus namaycush isolate Seneca chromosome 7, SaNama_1.0, whole genome shotgun sequence genome. Proteins encoded here:
- the LOC120051344 gene encoding zinc finger protein 585A-like; translation: MAELEKEGLNQTMHENQDEDEPHYTDDSKTSKIQDDAIFEEKLIEEVRRYNNLYNTSLKDYKDFTITSNSWKEIAQTLRVEEQICRTKWKKLRDRYVRLRRKIKGKSGDTASGIQTQILTTLSWLSGFIKHKETKSDYPQEEEMDTSEDLQDDNLIEREHFHSSNNEQQDGHLAVRRNVILERTKFNQRQQEAGETADDFITALHCLSQHCGYGGLLSEMIRDRLVAGLLDRRLSKQLQMDPELTLDKAVTRIRQTEIVEKQQDLQENTFKAASSTENEDRVLSCRKHQCPANVQCQSEKNQNSERPQQPQTTQKNAEDPLDTDDTDGFSTGGEKPHYCAYCGRRFQKVRDLIRHQRTHTGEKPHHCPDCDRSFARLDKLKLHQLTHTGEKPHHCPDCDRSFARLDKLKIHQEIHIGVKPHNCPDCNRKFARLDKLKSHQKIHAKDKNIFHSSDCVKSFVLLEKLEKHQLDNTFKATSSASNVDRVRTQQRTFSKVRESKRQQSKIRARAPGKRTPTHSKKMQEKEEEPLDTDDSDDWIEGFGPGGEKPHYCFDCGKSFRKVRDLIRHQRTHTGEKPHHCPVCDRTFARLDKLKLHQEIHTGVKPHHCPDCERSFARLDNLKLHQKIHIKEEHNITLNHQTEMNVDCVRTQQRTASRGRQKSKMRASAPGGKMGQSQPGKDSPYKSSVRKNQHSEKLRLPQTTQENEEDPEDTSDNWTESFSTVEKPYICSDCGKSFRLENRLIRHQRTHTGEKPYDCPDCDKSFARLDHVKSHQKTHMKEERNFRCSDCVKSFVRLEQLEKHQLTHKKSYRCSKCDERFSDLVNWKAHFLVHREILHCPDCDKQFLYKGLFERHRRTHLRKREKFLCTICGKEIHNFKIHMRVHTGEKPYHCTECGKSFAYTKSYKTHILTHTSGERATYPCLECGKTFTRIDGMVRHVRRVHTGERNHQCGDCGKRFFRKESLKRHSLVHTGEKPYQCSVCGQRFSQDGDRKRHEKRHYSGVSEFLDL